In Synchiropus splendidus isolate RoL2022-P1 chromosome 7, RoL_Sspl_1.0, whole genome shotgun sequence, the genomic window AGACAAGACAAACTCCAGAGGTGCGGTCAGTGCAAATTTGCCCACTATTGTGACAGAACCTGCCAGCGGGCGGGATGGGCCGAACACAAGTTGGAATGTGCCGCCATTAAGACGTTTGGTAAAGCACCCAATGAGAACATACGGTGAGCGGACGCATGTCACGATCCATTCATCAATCACCACAGGACACCACTGAATTTGTTTAGTAGAAAAGATGAAAGAATTTGAATTCAGGAactcaggaaatgttgatggTGGTAGAAGGAAAGttgaaaaacaatacaatgaAGGTGGAAATAAATGACATGGCAGAGGTCTCTGAGAGCTTTTCTAGTTTACAGAAGGAAGGACTCTCACGTCAACTTCTATTCTAGAGATAAAAACTGTGTTTACTACTTTGTTGCCACTTTATTTTATGTGAATACTTAACTTAAGTTGTGAGCTGTGACGCTCAGACTCAGTCCTCTGGGTGAAAATAGTTATCTAAACATACTCTTCATATATAGGCTGCATTTAAATGAGGCCAAGGCCAAAATAatttcatctgtgtttttgAATAAATGAGTATGTTTCATGTCCAGTTTGGTGGCTCGCATCTTGTGGCGCGTGGACAAGGAGGGCAGTGTGGTGTCTGACATGCAGCTGACCACGCTGGACGAGCTGGAGGATCACATCGATGACATGCAGGAGGACGATCTCAAGGACTTCAAAGTTGACATCCACAACTTTCTGGACTACTGGCCGCGTACCTGCAAGCAGCACACCATAGAAGACATCTCACACATCTTCGGAGTGGTATGTTTCTTTCCTCACACAtctttataataaataaaacacacaattaaaatattgcaataaatgtaaataatataaatattaggggtgggattcgatttaaaaagaTGAACTAGATTAATTTTAAATCTAGTTAATCTagattaattcatctcaattaatcataGTTTAATCGTattagaatatttgccacaagaagccacatttttctatttggatgaatgtggtatattactgaatcaaatgatggacccatacatacatttaaacaacaaaatattgtttattttgcatcagtttgacaatagcacaataaatcaagatggtgactatattcaagtttttatatcaccgtatttaaactaaagctcttttaatgtataAGAattaatatttgtataagaatttcaattttgtaggaatttcaagtgcattcagagtagtggaaaccctggccgttgtgtagagaaaaacctctctgaacaaaagcaaacagatgcttttgtttgcttttgttcagggattcctccatgtttgttgttgttgttctcatcctagctgccacgtgtcttgtgcatcagtgtcatcagtggaccaggaactcctgcacttacaaagcttccctgttgtctggagagcaaactgttacattacattgaattaaatttttctgttggaattaattgaggtcccaccactagtaaaTATGTGAATAcgtttaataaaataataaatttaaTAATTTTAGAAAGCAAATAGAGAGAGTTTAGTGTCTTTTTGAAAGGTGACCATATGAACCACTTCTCCTCCAGATCAACTGCAATGGCTTCACTCTCAGCGACCAGAGAGGCCTCCAAGCTGTGGGCGTGGGTCTATTTCCTAATCTGTGTTTGATCAATCATGACTGTTGGCCCAATTGCACCGTCATCCTCAATCACGGCAAGTAAGTCACCTGGTTCCTTTATTGCGGTTTCTAAAGATAGCCGGTTTATTGGTGTTCACGGAGGTGGGTGAGTGTGAAGTTGTGctggtataaaaaaaaatgctccctGTTTGTCTTTCAGTCAGTCAGCTGTGAACACAATGTTTCACTCCCAACGGAGGTGCGTTACCTCTTAAGAGCGTGTCATCAAACAGTAGTTATTCGTCTCTGACACTCTGACATCTTTCTAACTCTTCCTCTCACCGTCGCACACCAGTCATTAGTCTGAGCCTGACCTCTTACTAATGTTTGGTTTCATCATTTCCATGACCTCACTGAGCCAGTGCGGGCGTCTCACCTCTCACTTCACGCTGTCATGTCCACGTCATGACAAGTGAACTTGCAGTGTCACTTTGCTTGAGTGCAGTGAGAATCATTCACCTTTTTTGTTCCCAAAATACACGCTTTATAATAATCTCTATCATCACGCAATTCTAATTATTGAAATGACTGTCTAAAACTGTTTGTTCATATCACTGTTTTATAGCTCATTCCATCTTAATTTCACTCACTGAACACACAAAGAGGACACACCAGTTGAAATCAAAATATATAGTAAAGgcttagattaaaaaaacaataaacaataaaaaaaccaAGAagtatttatcattatttatttcagcATGTCCAGGGAGctgtcaaatatatatttttacgaAGGTGGCTTAAATATATAGAGACCAATAAcactaaaaacaaataaaatacacctttgtgtatttgtttaaagAGTAGGTAAATCAATGCAAATACACTTGGATAAAAAGAACAATAACCATTCCAGTTATGGCCACAAATCTGCTCCTGCATCATAACAAACATGGCACTGACTctgaggagaggaaggacaaaccAAAGGGAGACTTCAAGGCAAAAACGTATGCTTAGTTTTgacttaaataaaatgttttcattttataagCTATGTCACTACTTTTCCAGCAACCGTCGGAGCAATCGAAATACTGTggttattttcctcaaaatgagttcaacttgttttttccctttcagAATCGAGCTACGTTCTCTCGGAAAGATCGCAGAAGGCGAAGAGTTGACTGTCGCCTATGTGGACTACATGAACTTGTCTGAGGAGCGACGGAGACTTCTGAAGACCCAATACTTCTTTGACTGCACGTGTGAACACTGCAAGGGCCAAACCAAAGATGACCTGAAGATGGCGGGAAGAGAGACTGAAGGAGTCAAGGTTTGTTTTTACCTACTGGCCCCGCAGACTGTTGAGCTGCTGTTTGGTGCTTCCACATGAGGAGCGGGATAAAAGGGCAGATGGGAAACATGAGGAGCAGAGGTGTGCCGACTATTTTGGGTGAAGATTAAATACCAATGGGTTCAGTTTTTAGTGAGTCGGGGGAGGACTTCTGCATTCAATGAGTACATTCTCCAATCATTATATATGTTAGATTTAATGTTACATAATAACTTCAATACAAATTAATATTAAATAGAAGTAGATATTTAATAACAAAGATATGATGTGTCGACATATGATGTGTTAACAACTCTGATCTAGAATTCGGAGAGTAGTATGTCACTTACACTAAATACATCTAACTGTTTATTGACTCTAACTGAGGGACACTCGGACACAGTAATGGACAGCTCAATGTGGTTCAGAAAGTCCGTTTGATGTGTCTGATGTGTCCCCCTGAGTCAGAGAAACTCTGTCTAATACAGAATTCCAATGAGGTTAGACTCGACCTGTGTTCCAATGAGGAACCTCTGGCCACTGAATCAGGCTGAAGACTGTCGTCCAGCTCTTCTCCTGCCACACTTGGTCAGTGCTGTAGCTGGTAAACTTTCAAGCAATGACCAGTGACAAAGCATCGACCGAACTTGCTGAAGAGGTCCAGGGTTCATTTTTGACAGTTGCATATCTCAAGTCAActgacagaacagaacagaatgaACCCATTTACAACACAGCTCCCTGATAAGATTACAGCTCTCCATGCTGAAGAATGTAAAAACGTTCATTTTAAGGACGGTAAACCTCGATAAAGCAGGCAGTTTGATGTGACCTGGACGTTTCATGGTACAATATAacctttagattagggaacatttattaccctaaataaaATACTTGTGCATTTGCAGTATATTATACAGTTATTAATCATTAAGTGTCAACTAGTGTCTTGTTAAAACTGACTAGATTTGACCCTGGAGTTGTCACTTGAAGTTCACTCTAGACAACACCATAGCTACCAAGTATTAAGTGGAAATAAACAAGCAATTCCCCAATTTGGTTCATTCAGCCCACAGAAGAGCAGGTGAAAGAGGCCACGGATTTCTGCTTTCAAATGCTGGAAAAGATGGACCAGTCTCGCTTAAAGGGGGATTACCACGAGGTACAGTGGATATTTTGTCAGATATAATTCATGGGCTGCTGAATGCCGCTTCCCTTAATGCTTTTAATATATTGCTCCAGGTGGTGAAAATCTGCAGGGAGGCCATCGAGAAGACAGAGCCGGTCCTGGCTGACACACACATCTACCTGTTGAGGATGTTCAGCACTCTGAGCGAGGTCCAGGCCTACCTGCAGTACTTCGACGACGCAGCCGATTATGCCCGAAAAATGGTGGACGGCTACACGTAAGAGACAAACCTGGCATGTGGAAGACCTGGAATTAGGTTACGTTTTTGAAATGTCGACTGCCTCCTTGCAGGAAGTTGTACCATCCAAACAACGCAGCACTGGGCATGGCAGCGATGAGAGCAGGAGTCACTCACTGGCAGGCTGGGCAGATCGAGGTCGGACACGCCATGATCTGTAAGGCCTACGGTATTCTCATGGTGACCCACGGAGCCACTCACCCCATCACCAAGGACCTGGAGGTAAATCTTAAAACAATGTCTTATTTTTTTGCTAATCCCAAcactatcaaaaaaaaaaaaaaagggatctTATGAAAATAGTTTCTTGACctgactatttatttattttggctttgtcgtggtgtgaaatatgaaaacatatgaaataatctaaaataaatcaaagtaaGCTGCAGTGAAAAGTTAAGGTGCTAAGTAGAACAGGAAGTGTTCCATTGAGAAATGaaatttcttcatttttatgaaGATCAGTCTTGTTGTCTCAGTGGGAGTTGGCAGACcgaaaaaaaagttgacttCATATTTGCTTAAACAGTTCTCATGCCCCTCTGCTACtcctgaatatttatttatttatttattatttttggggtCGGAGCAACTTCGCATAAAACATTGAAGAAGTGAAGCATTTTAATTTCCACGAGAATTTAATAAATGTTGcaaatgttgaaaatattgGAAATAAAAATCTCACTATGGACAAGATGGTTGAAATTTAAATTTAGCATATAATTGTTATTAACAATATTTTAGAATAATTATAGTTTCACCGCCTCTTGTATTTAACTATCAAGTGCATGATAAAGaaattcatgaattcattttagTGTTGCTGCTGTCTGTCACATCATTAATTGCTGTGATGTTGTAATGAAGTTGAAGTATTGTATTGTGTGATTTCTCATTTTCATGGTAATACAACGCGCCTCTTAAGTAGCgtactgcacacaaacacattcacgcTCCAGCGTCACGACTGGCTGTTTCAGTTCGGTGGAAACGCTCTGCTGCCCTACTGTGGCCAAAGTTGGAATTATTCCTGCAAGTTCCCTGCTGATGTACCTCATGTATTAGTTTCTTGACTTTGTAAAAGGCTGGTGGAGACTCACGCTGTAGTGTCCGTCCACAGGCCATGCGCATGCAGACAGAGATGGAACTGAGAATGTTCAAGCAGAACGAGTACGTGTACCACAGCATGAGAGAGGCGGCCCTGAAGAACAAGCCCATGGCCATGATGCATGAACCCAAGTCTGTGGAGGATGGCATCAAGAATCTTTTCCATCGGCGGAAGTGATTTGTAGCCAAACAGTATAGCCGAAATCGTTTACTGTAAACGGTGTGATCTGAGTGTTTGCACCCTCCCCAGTCACATGGTCATTTCCTCGATGTTTTGTAGCTTGatgtttcattaaaaatgtgcTCCACCACTTGTGATGATTTGAACTGGGATGAATCCGATCAAAGAGCcaggacaaaaatatatattttattgtttacacCTGAATTTCTAGACAGAAGAAAATGCATTTGTCTTTTAAGggtttatcattattattattattattattattattattattattattattattattattattggacatTAACATCATTGTTGCTCAGGGCTTCAAAAAGACTGTCTGCTGCAGCAGATGTGATTGTTCTGTTTGGATTCTTAACCGTTGGATCACACAGTTTTGTAGCTGAAAACAAGTCAATCTGATTCCCAAAACAAGACATTAGAATAGATCAACGGTtctttgaaagtttttttttttttttttttttttgtgaaaaggtTAACGTCCTCCCTGATGTGGCCCCTTCCCCTTTGCTCTGACAGGGAGGTAAATGTTATTATTGATTGCCAGAGTGACAAATAAGACATGGATACTGCAGAAGGATAGTGAGGCTAAAACTAAGCAGCAGCTGATTCATTGCAGCAATATTAGCATTTCTTGTTTGTAGTGCCCAAATGTTCCCGATACATCAAAACATTCCAGTGAATTctaaaaatatgaatgtaaaaGACAACCGTAATGACCAAACTTTCAGATTTAACTTGACTTAACActtaaaaaatgacaaacaaacgtTTCATTTGTTGAAAGGAAAGGTTTATTTACTTTGTTAAAACCCTTCTGTCGGTTACACACGCTCGCTCGTCCTCTTGTAAGAGATGCCGTTGAACGTCATGGTCTGCAACAGGAGCGTAAGCATTTCAGCTCAACGGGCGCAAAGAGAATATCAGTGTCGTCGCAAGTACTCACATCGACGAGCTTGTTGCCGATCAGCTCGGTCACGCAATCCACTCCCTTCAGACTAACCTTCAGCTTGTTGCCCTCACAGTGCACGGTAGCCTGACAAGCCAGGAGAGTGAGCTCGCTGTACTGGAGTGTATGGTGAGATCAGCCTTACCTTGACCTTCTCCCCAGTCACCGTTGTCAGTTCGCCCTCCTGACCGACGGTGAAGCTGTTGGCCAGGACATGATCTCCAGTGGTTTCAGTCACTTTGAAGCAGTTGCCGTTCTGCACGATCTCAGTGACAGTCTTGGCATCTTTGGCCGCCTTGATGAATTCGTCAGGCATACCTTGGAGAAAGCAAGAAGGCCGTAGTGAcgtacacacacaagcacacgctGGTAAAGCTGCCATCTCACCAAAAGCCTTCATGAACTGCTCAAAGTTGTCATGACAGACCGCCTGGTATTTTCCATTGAAAGCCATGGCTGCGGACAGTGGAGGTGACGGCAGTGGAAGGTGCGCGCTACTTTTATATCCTCAAAACTGAAGCTCATCAATCATTAACTTCAGGTGTATCTCATTACTTCTACTTCGTCTGACATGCCCATATAACGCTACGACGGACAAACAAATCACCACATATGGTCATGTGGAGGCAGGCAAAACCATACTGGCTGCGAATGAACAAACCCTTATTTTCAAGTCAAATGACCATCGGGTGAGCAGCCGCTTCGACAATAGTCGCCGTTGAAAGGCTGAACTCTGCTCCACATCACATCATGCAGGTGACTTCCTGGACTGATATCGACCTCGCAGCTGGTGCGGATGGCAGACAAACAAATGGAATCCTTTCACAATAAGGTGGACACACCTCAGTTGAGCTGAGTTGGTCTCTGTATTTGCTGAACAGCTAGTTCTTCAAAGAATCCGCAGCACATCACGTACACGACACCAGCCGAGCAGTTGAGCCCACACAGCATTACAGTTGTTCAGTTGAGGAAAACACTGGACAATACATTTTTCTTCACCCACACCCAGTGCACAGAACATTCAATGGCAGGAATGTGGAGTTGTACAGCAGCGACAGATGAATGGTCAAACATTCCATccaattttgacaaaaaaacggTGTATCTTTTTACACCAGAATCTTAACTTTAAAAGGCATCAAGACATGGCACCTGTTAGGATGCAGTAATAAAGATAATGATAGTAATAATTATACGAATAAGCCAACTGCGCACATACAAGGACACTGTTCTTTTAAGAACTACTCTGTATGAAGACAGCCAACTCAGCTCCAGGCCCCGTCATGCATTTCCATGCTTCCAGCATTAGCAAGATGAAACATTGCAGACATGAGGACATGAACTAAAGGAGAGACGGAGCACGTCGACACACTGCTGCTCAAAACAGTGTCTCACACAGGAGAATGACCTCATGTGGTTTTGGTTAAACAAGCTAGAAATGCAACAACTCAATTCTTGCCCTAATGgcttgcaatttttttttttgttcatattgtttttggtttttttttataataaaaaaaacatgttaatttaagctgctttaaatgctttggTAGTGGATTTTTTCAGTTGACACTAGAGTTCCTATCATTCTGTGGCCATTTTGTGAACTTTAACCAATCATAATTTtgaaaatccaaacaaaaattAGCTAGCAAAGCAACTATGTTAATATGCGTAATTTGATCACCGAAGGGAAAAAATGCTGGGGTCTCAAGTggttcaaatgaatgaatgaatgaatattcattctagtgctgtcattttaacgcgttCATTCGATTAATTTATTACGTCtcaatttaacacgttaaaaAATTTAAtgcaattaattatgagtatcaacggttcttcattttgcctcatttagaggcgtgttatacttttattattcatttttgaattgctatgtTGAGCtgaagtgcctatttgagacagccttattttatttcagaattgtatttatttaactgaatcacagtatttgtattacattttagaaaacagccttattattttattatttattatttatttaactggattgctgtttgtttcacatttttgaagacagctttattttatttatttaactgtattgctatatttgttttacatttttgaataatgcacctggcctaactggtttgcggatgtgctcgACCtgtacttttggatttcatttatgactATTTGATTATTTGTATTAATCGACTGACGCCACTAATTCATTCCAATGCCACATCAAACCTACACACAACAACAATTGTTTCATGATCAACTTGAGCTGAGGGATCcacaaggagcagagagaagaaccgTTCTCATAATTCCTGCcccattttttgtatttttgtttatttgttttttattgcagTCTGTTTTGACTTGCAGAGTACTGTAAGCAAACTTACATGTATACGGTAATAGCACAGAAATATCCAGGTATTCCTCATTCATTTATCAGTTTCCTGATGGTCAAAGTGTGCTGGGCTCACAGGGAGCTAGGTCTCAAGTCTCTGAGCACTTTGCAATGCAGAGTCACCTCAGAATGTtcttgaactgtgggaggataGGAGAGTTCCTGAAGGAAACTTGTATGGGGGAATCAAATAACCTCCTCATGGAATGGACCACAATTGGCCTCAAACTT contains:
- the smyd1b gene encoding histone-lysine N-methyltransferase SMYD1b isoform X1: MENVAIFSTPDKGRGLKATKDFWAGDVIFSEPSLAAVVFDSLAENVCHSCFRRQDKLQRCGQCKFAHYCDRTCQRAGWAEHKLECAAIKTFGKAPNENIRLVARILWRVDKEGSVVSDMQLTTLDELEDHIDDMQEDDLKDFKVDIHNFLDYWPRTCKQHTIEDISHIFGVINCNGFTLSDQRGLQAVGVGLFPNLCLINHDCWPNCTVILNHGNQSAVNTMFHSQRRIELRSLGKIAEGEELTVAYVDYMNLSEERRRLLKTQYFFDCTCEHCKGQTKDDLKMAGRETEGVKPTEEQVKEATDFCFQMLEKMDQSRLKGDYHEVVKICREAIEKTEPVLADTHIYLLRMFSTLSEVQAYLQYFDDAADYARKMVDGYTKLYHPNNAALGMAAMRAGVTHWQAGQIEVGHAMICKAYGILMVTHGATHPITKDLEAMRMQTEMELRMFKQNEYVYHSMREAALKNKPMAMMHEPKSVEDGIKNLFHRRK
- the smyd1b gene encoding histone-lysine N-methyltransferase SMYD1b isoform X2, with amino-acid sequence MENVAIFSTPDKGRGLKATKDFWAGDVIFSEPSLAAVVFDSLAENVCHSCFRRQDKLQRCGQCKFAHYCDRTCQRAGWAEHKLECAAIKTFGKAPNENIRLVARILWRVDKEGSVVSDMQLTTLDELEDHIDDMQEDDLKDFKVDIHNFLDYWPRTCKQHTIEDISHIFGVINCNGFTLSDQRGLQAVGVGLFPNLCLINHDCWPNCTVILNHGKIELRSLGKIAEGEELTVAYVDYMNLSEERRRLLKTQYFFDCTCEHCKGQTKDDLKMAGRETEGVKPTEEQVKEATDFCFQMLEKMDQSRLKGDYHEVVKICREAIEKTEPVLADTHIYLLRMFSTLSEVQAYLQYFDDAADYARKMVDGYTKLYHPNNAALGMAAMRAGVTHWQAGQIEVGHAMICKAYGILMVTHGATHPITKDLEAMRMQTEMELRMFKQNEYVYHSMREAALKNKPMAMMHEPKSVEDGIKNLFHRRK
- the LOC128762806 gene encoding fatty acid-binding protein, liver-type-like, with amino-acid sequence MAFNGKYQAVCHDNFEQFMKAFGMPDEFIKAAKDAKTVTEIVQNGNCFKVTETTGDHVLANSFTVGQEGELTTVTGEKVKATVHCEGNKLKVSLKGVDCVTELIGNKLVDTMTFNGISYKRTSERV